CTCCCATGACAGAAATTTCTGTAGAAGATGTGGAAAAAGGTGTATGGCAAGTTAATCCTGCTGTTGCTCCTTACATTAGTAACGAAGACTATAACTGGCTCCAAGACTATACCAAACACTATGTACGAAAGCTCAATTTATACAGCAAGTATCCCTTAATTATTTGGCCCTATCACGCAATTTTAGGCGGCAGCGGACACACTTTGGTTTCTGCCGTAGAATCAGCCTGTTTTTTTCATAGTTTTGCCCGTGAGAGTAAAACTCATTTTGAGTTAAAAGGCAGCAATCCCCTAACAGAAAATTACTCGGTTCTTAGTCCAGAAGTACTAGAAGCTCATGACGGTAAAGCGATCGCCCAAAAGAATACTGCTTTTATCGATAAATTATTGAGCTTCGATCTGTTAATTATTACAGGACAGGCAAAGAGCCACTGTGTAGCTTGGACAATAGACGATCTGCTGGCAGAAATTCAAGCCAGAGATCCAAAGTTGGCTAAAAAAGTCTATTTGCTAGAAGACTGCACTTCACCTGTAGTAGTTCCTGGTGGGGCAGACTTTAGCGATCGCGCCGATGCGGCATTCGATCGCTTTGCTGCTGCTGGAATGAATCGAGTTACCTCTCAAGAGGCGGTCATGGATTGGATTTAATAAATATAGTTGCGATTTAATATTGACCCTATAATAAAGCGAACGAAGATGTTACTGTTCGTTTTGGGGTAATTTATGGCTGCACACCGACAACCAATTACTAAAACTGTAGGAAGCTATTTATTATTATGCGCGATCGCCATAATTTTTTTGTTTCCTTTATTGTGGTTGATCGGTACTTCGTTTAAATCTCCTACAGAAGACATTTTTAGTTTTCCACCGCAAATACTTCCGAGTCAGCCAACTATCGAGAATTTTAAGACCGTATGGGAAACTTATCCCTTCGGACAGTATTTAGCAAATAGCGCGATCGTCGCAGTACTTTCTGTTAGTTTAAACCTGTTATTTTGTGCTTTAGCGGCATATCCTTTAGCGCGTCTGCGGTTTCGGGGACAAAAGCTTATTTTTGCCGCAATCTTAGCCACGATCGCCATTCCCTTTCAAATTGTGATGATTCCGTTATATATACTGGCGGTTAATTTGGGTTTGAGAAACACCTACTTAGGAATCATTTTTCCCAACTTAGTTTCGGCTTTTGGGATCTTCTTGCTCAGACAGGCTTTTCAAGGGGTTCCCTTAGAATTAGAGGAGGCTGCTAGAATTGATGGCTGTTCGGAATTAGGTATTTGGTGGCATATTATGCTTCCTGCTATTCGTCCTGCTTTACTTACCCTGGCTATTTTTGCTTTTATCGCCTCTTGGAGTGATTTTTTATGGCCTCTAATCGTGCTAGATCGTCCCGAATACTATACCCTACCACTAGCCGTTGCCAATCTAGCTAGCTCGTTTTCCCTCGACTGGCGTTTGGTAGCGGCAGGTTCGGTAATTTCCATCGCGCCTATATTAGTGTTG
This region of Myxosarcina sp. GI1 genomic DNA includes:
- a CDS encoding isochorismatase, which produces MNNRVQLPIPEFFDPSTVGEVWQIPYQKLTTEAKNWAQQHQLQSANEDSIKVGLLAIDVQNTFCLPGYELFVGGKSGTGAVDDNRRLCEFIYRNLGVISEIMVTMDTHNAMQIFHPLFWIDESGQQPPPMTEISVEDVEKGVWQVNPAVAPYISNEDYNWLQDYTKHYVRKLNLYSKYPLIIWPYHAILGGSGHTLVSAVESACFFHSFARESKTHFELKGSNPLTENYSVLSPEVLEAHDGKAIAQKNTAFIDKLLSFDLLIITGQAKSHCVAWTIDDLLAEIQARDPKLAKKVYLLEDCTSPVVVPGGADFSDRADAAFDRFAAAGMNRVTSQEAVMDWI
- a CDS encoding carbohydrate ABC transporter permease, yielding MAAHRQPITKTVGSYLLLCAIAIIFLFPLLWLIGTSFKSPTEDIFSFPPQILPSQPTIENFKTVWETYPFGQYLANSAIVAVLSVSLNLLFCALAAYPLARLRFRGQKLIFAAILATIAIPFQIVMIPLYILAVNLGLRNTYLGIIFPNLVSAFGIFLLRQAFQGVPLELEEAARIDGCSELGIWWHIMLPAIRPALLTLAIFAFIASWSDFLWPLIVLDRPEYYTLPLAVANLASSFSLDWRLVAAGSVISIAPILVLFLVLQQYIIPTDVGSGVKG